acgaaaaatcatatatcgtaatgaaataatattgaaaatctcGAAACCAATAAAAGTTGTAGTTTGATCTTAGGGAATGCAGTGtgctgaatcgattggtaacattctcGAAACCGTGGTACaattctttcgaaaattttacgatttataattatcggtagcgaaattcgcatgtttcGATTACCATATAAGACGATTTTCCTGCTAATACATGTATTTAAGTTTCGCGCCAAGCGCCGCATATATGCGGCATCCACTCGATGACCTGTGGGTACGAGTGCCGCATATACACGGCATCCACGCCACGACTTTTGGGTACGAGCACCGCATATATGCGGCATCGAAATGATCTGTACAAGTGCCATCTATAATCGATGGCAACATATTTCGTTATCGGCAGAGCATTTTCCATCGATTTTATTGACATATtggattaataatttcttaaaactATTTAAAACTGCTCTTTGTTGAAACCACATCCAAACGTATTACGCAATAAACTACAAACATCAAGGCGATCGTTTACTGTTTTATACCAAATATTCTATTGAATCCATTCAGCAGTAAACGATTTTACATATTTGGTTTTTACAGGAATTAGGAATAAATCGGCTTAAGATATAATTCTTAACTCTTAAAAATTAGAATGTTCAGATTACGGTTTTgtttgaaaatgaatttacAAAAATAGTTTAGGCCCTGTCAGAATGAGTACAAAgcataaaaatagaattatgtTAGAAACTGAAGTAACCGAttctgaaaatgaaaataatgccCACCGGTGTAAAAGACGACGgagatataatatatgcagCACTTCAGAATCTGAAGCAGAGTTAATTGACGATAATACAAAGGACCCCCAGTGCAACACAACATGGACATCGAAAAATTTCGCACCAAGTACTCATAAATTTTCCACAGAAAATTCAGGactgaagaagaaaataagaagatcgtcaaaaattatcgattactTCGAACTGTTTTTTATCAAGAACTCGTAGAATATATTGTAGATGAGACCAATTATTACTCGGCTCAAAAGAGCAATAACAACATGGACACTCAAAAAAACACGACACTAGAGGAAATGTTCTGTATCTTTGCGTTGTCACTATTCATGACACGAAATGAAAAACTAGCGTTACACGAGTATTGGagtattgataaatatttacgcAGTAGTATTTTTAGTGAAGTAATGATCAGTATCGGTATCTTTGGATACTACAGATGATACATTTTAGCCGTCAACAAGGGCCCGCTGATAATcgtctatataaaataagtgaCATAATAAACATGCCACGAAAATCGTTCTGCAACACATTTTATCCGTATAAAAAAGTTTGCATTGATGAATGTCAAGATGTTATACAAAGATCACTTATCCTTCAAACAGTACATTCCCTCGAAAAGGAATCGATTTGGAATGAAATCATACATACTGTGATTGCAAAACAAGCTATGTCCAATACCTTATAGTTTACGAAAGAAAGTCAACTGTTACAGAAAGTGACATCAGCGAAATTGGAAAATCAGGTGCAATTGTATTATCACTCTTGCAACCATACTTATGCCAAAGTCACACACTATACACtgacaatttttattcaagtccagcattatttaactttttacACAATAACTGTACGAATGCATGCGGCATTGTAaaaaacacgttatattcttattctattctttattctgcatcgataaaatataatatctaagtaattcaaagagatttcaacttcTCGTAATTCGACTATTCGcgtatatgaatgaaaaatcgtatatcgtagtgaaataatgttaaaaaactcAATTCCAATAAAAGTAGTAGTTTGATCTTAGGAAATACAGTGTACTGAATCGGTTGGTAACATTTACCAAACCGTGATACTAGTACTTTCGAAGCATTTACGGTTTTTATTTATCGGTAGCAAAATTCGCATGcttcgattataatatacgataatttCTCTGttaaaacacgtatttaaaattCGTAAAAAGTTATAGttctgttatattctttattctgcgttgatagaataaaatatataaaaaattaaaggagatttcaacttttcctgCATTTCCGATATGCGTATATgcacgaaaaatcgtataatgaAATGATGTTAAAAACCTCGATTCCAATAAAAGTAGTAGTTTGATCTTAGGATATGCAGTaaactgaatcgattggtaacatattCCAAACCGTGTTACAAGTACTTtcgaagattttattatttatacatatcgGTAGCGAAATTCGCAAGTTTCGATTACATTATACGACAATTTTCCTGTTAGTACAAGAATTTAATCTTAGTAGAaccattatattcttgttatattccttattctgtgtcgatagaatacaaTATctaagaaattgaaagagaaatcaacttttcgttttttgacgatacgtgTTTATGtacgaaaaatcgtttatcgtaatgaaataatgttaaaaaccacGATTCCCATATAAGTAGTAGTTTTACTTTGGGAAATGCAATGTGCTGAATCAATAGGTGACATACTCCATTCTGTGGTACAGGCtgtttcgataattttacgaTTTCTAGTTATCtgtagcgaaattcgcatgatTCGCTTATATTATACGGCAATTTTCATctttatacacgtatataattttcgtaaaaacgttatattcttcttatattcattaatcTGCGCAGGTAGAATATAATAACCAAGAAggtgaaagagatttcaacttttcctttaacgacaatatgcatatatgcacgAAAACTCGTATATCctaatgaaataatgttaaaaaccacGATTCCCATAAAAGTAGTAGATCGATCATAAAAAATGCAGTGtgatgaatcgattggtaatattctcCAATCTGTGGTTCAAATACTTCCGAAGATTTTACGCTTTTTACATATCGGTAGCAAAATTAGCATTTTTCAGTTATATTatacgacaattttcatgtttatACACGTACTTAATCTtcataaaaacgttataatcttgctatatcctttattctgcgtcgaaagaaaacaatatctaaggaattgaataaatttacaaCTTTCCGTATTACTACGCTTGGTAAATACGcacaaaaaatcgtataacgTAAAGacataatgttaaaaaccacTATTCCGTTTCAAATAGTAGTTTAATCTGAAGTAATGCAGTGTGCTGAGTCGATTAGTAACATTCTCCAAAATGTTGTGCATGTTCCTTCGATGATTTTACGATTCTCACTTATCTTTGTGGAAATTCGTAAGTTTCGCTAAAATTACGCAacaatttatcgtttattttcgtatttaaatttgataaaaacgttttattcttgtaaaattctttattctgcgtggTTAGAACACAACATCTATAGAGTCGGAatagattttctcttttcgtatttcggcGATATCCGTATACGTACGAAAAATGGTATAACATAATGAAATATAGTTAAACACTATGATTCCATTCAGAACTGTAGTCTGATCTAATGTAATGTAGTATACTCAATCGATTACGTCAGATTTGCGTCAGGATATCGTCTGGTTTGCCTCTGGTGtgcgtttgtttgttttactCGTATTTCTGCATGAGTTTCAGTTGCCTTATAATTACATCTTAGTTGCGTCTTAGTTGCATCTGTAAGCGTCATAGAAACATTTTACATTCGATTGATTATGTAGTTGTTGCGCTAATTcaagtaaatattttgaataggTTTCCAACTCGAATATATCGAAGTACGTACCTTTTACATTGCTAATCTTACttcaacaaataaaaagattggATATAGTAGAACTTTCTCtcctattaattattattaattattatatatgagtCTCGGACAGGAAGTTTGAGAATAGGTTTGCGTCAAGATTGCGTCCGGTTTGCGTCGGGTATGCGACTGGTTTGCGTCTGTAGTGCGAACGCTTGCTTTAGTTTTGCCTGCATGTGTTTCAGTTGCCTTATGTTATGTCTTAGTTGCTTATTATTTGCGTTTGTATGCATCACAATTGCATTTTACTTTCGTTTAGTTTCGTCTGCGTTGgattattttaagaatatcTTTCGAATCTGATTCCAATTTGAATATATCGCAGtgcgtatatattatattgctaATCAATCTTCACCAAATAAAGAGATTGAGCATAGTAGAATTCTAAAGTAATACCTTAGAAAACTTTTCTATCGcacttattttattgttattcttatttattctaattgaatctgctattaattattatatataagtttcGGCTAGGATCtttgagaataattttaagtcATGTTTGCGTATGGTTTGCATCAGGTTTACCACTGCTGAGCatttttttgcaaaaattGTGCCTGTAAGAGTTTCAGTTGcctttttcttacttcttaGTTGCTTCATAGTTACCTTTATAGGCGTAACAGTTGCATTTTTCATCTGTTAAGATCCATCTACGTTGCGTAACTTTAAGTACATATTTTGAATCAGATACCAACTTGAATATATCGCAATGCGTGTGCTTCACCCTGCTGATCATGCTTCAACAAGTAAAAAAGTTGGATATAGTAAAATTCTACAGTGAATTCTTAGAAAACTTTTCTATCGCACTTATAACGTTGTCACTCATATTTTTACTTAGTTACTctagttttaattattatttataaaaagcaGATAGTATCTTTAAGATAGAGTTGAGTCACGTTTGGGTCTAGTTTTGATTGGTTTGCGTTTTGTGTTCGTTTGCTTGTATTATTTGTATCTGCATTCTTATTAGTTGccttttaattacttttatgtTTCTTCTTAGTTGCGTCTGTAAGCATCACAATTACATTTTACAACCTTTTGGTTAGGTCTGCGTTGCgttatatcaagaatatactTTGAATCTGATTTCAGTTCGAAAATGTCGAATTAAGTATATTTTACATTGCTAGTTATACttgaatagataaataaattggtTATGGTagaattctaaaataatttcttagaaaacTTTTCCGTCGCTcgtatttcattataaatccaatttattcttatttacgctcctattaattattatttataagtctCGTGTAGTATCTTTGATAATAGAGATTCGTAAAATTAGTGTCTGGATTGCGTTTGGAGTATGTTTGCTTGTATTAGTTGTGTCTGCATGTGTTTCAGTTgcattttatttacttctttgtttcttcttaattGCGTCTGTTAGCATCATAATTGTACATCACATCAAATCAGTTACATTGCGTTATTTCAAGTATTAATTTTGACTGTAAATTCAAAACTAATATATCGATGGACGTAATAAGTACGTAAGatggatataataatttatgaaattttctaagaatttaatttacaattcAACAATAccctatctatttatctgttcAAGTATGATTACCAATGCTAAATGTACGTACTTATGTATACTCGAGTTGGAATgatattcaaaaattttatttaaataatgtaacACAGACTCAATCGAGACTCAAACTATAGGATGTAAAATGCAACTATGACACATCCAGACGCAACTGAGAAGCAACTAAAAGGTAACTAAAAGACAACTGATACGCCTGCAGACACAAATAATAATGGCACAGCCAATATAGACGCAAATCAGAAACATACAAGACACAAAACGTCACCAAACCTTGTTCTCAAAGATTCTTCCCAACACTTATACATAATACTAACGTACTACACAATTTGGAGAATCTTACTAAACGATACAGCACactgcattacataagatcaatcTATAGTTTTGAATGATACCGTGGttcttaatcttatttaattacGTTATACCATTTTTCATGTGTGTACGGATATCGTCGATATACGAAAAGAGGAAATCTATTCCGACTCCTTAGATCTCGTGTTCTAaagacgcagaataaagaattttacAAGAATTTAATGTTTTTACCAAGACTAAATACGAGGAGTAACGATAAATTTTCGTATAATGTTAGCGAAAAATACGAATTTCGCCACTGAAAAGTAGGAAGTGTAAAATCTTCAAAGTAAAATGCACAACAATCCGAAGAATCTTATCAAACGCAACCATATTCTTAAAGTTCCTGCCCgagacatataaataatactaataggaggttaaataagaataaataggaatatcaattaaaaagtGCGATAGAAAGGTTTTctgtgaaattatttttgaataatactACCTACCCTACATATCTGTTGAAGTATGATTAGCAATGTAAAATGTACGTACTTGAAAACATTCGAATGAAATCAGattcaaaagatatttttaaattaatgcaACACTGACACAATACTGATACAatcatttaaatgtaaattactAATGTGACGCTTGCAGAAGCAACTAATGTGTAATATAAGGTAACTGATAGACAACTAAAACGCATGCAGACACAACTAAAGCAAGAAAATGAACACCAGACCGAAACTAGACGTCAGTCTGACGCAAATCTGATGTTAACCCACTATGGGccgaatttttgttttaaatccaAAAAAATTGGGGGAACGAAAAATCAGTAATTATAAACCTACATatgcaaatgaaaaaaaaatttccgtttaaacaattttattgcaATATATTCACTATGTGACTTTCAGGTCACAACGGCCTATAATGTTCGCACTTCTGTGTTTGAAAACTTAAGCGTGGAATTCCACAAAACAGTTTGCACTTGGCGTTAAACATAAATTAACATTACATTTGGAACATTTAATTTTCGGAACACCTTTAATGCGGCAGTACCACTTCTttgatcgaatttttattcgatacaaCGCTATCAACGAATCAACCAAATTTATTCCACCCATGTGTTGGTTGTATGTTTTCACTATATTTGGTCGTTGTACATCGATCATTCTGTTTACTTTTTTGTCCCACCTTTTCACTATGTCTACTGGTTCAATTTCGCAAAACGTGCTTATCAAATGAACAGCCTTATTGTCGTACCACTTTACCGCATTTATGGTGACCCTACCAATAGACGTAGAAAGTATCTCATAACTTCATCGGCCCTTAGTTTTCATGACTTTATCGGACGAAAACTCACCGTTTTTTAGTCGGTTTGACCGCACAGTTGCAACACTCTGAATtcctaatttttctaattcaaaTACTAAAGGCAACGTTGAAAACCAATTATCGAAACAAATTTTGTAAAACAATTGTTTGGGAATAATTTTTGCTAAACGTAATACCATATTACCACTACTTCCGACATTAGGTAATTCGGGATCACGTATCACTTTGCCGGtgtaaatttcaaaattataaatgagtCCTGATGAGTCACACAGTAAAAAAGCTTTGTAGCCCcattttttagattttttggGCATATAGTTTTTTAGCCTATGTCTTCCTTTGAACGGTATAATCTGCTCGTCAACACATACGTGTTCAGACATTGGAatgcgattaaaatttttcaccAATTTATCCAGAATGGgtcttattttttgtaaacTATCGGTCACTTCTGCATTGTTTGTTGCATTGGCCTGTAAATTTCTActaaaatgtatttttgattttatttctctccatCGCGTACGACTCATAGTATCGGCAACAGCAGACACTCTTGTCTTTGAATTCCAATACATTTCAGTTCTCAGTAATCCGTAAATGGACATAAAAAAAACAGCAGCCAAAGAATATTCGATTTCATTCACTGAAACAGCAATGGGTTTTGCTGGATCATATTGCAGTGCATACATGTTGGTATAGTCAACTATATTGCTTATAATTTCCTTGTCAAATTGTTGTCGAAAATAGGTCATAGAAGAATGGGGTGCTTCAGGGACTTTAGGGCAATCTCCTTTCcaagagcgataataactattattattcgtctaGAATAGTGGTTGCCAAACAATTTTTTGTGGACCTGCATCTTCCTCATCTGACGAGAATTGAGTACTAAATTCTTCATCACTATCAATAACATTTATTCGTCGTCGGGGAGATACTATTACATCCTCATCGGACTCGGAATCTAATAAGGAATCATCGGAGCTATTACCGCTAACGCGTCTAATTGTAATTCCTCTGTTATTTCTATGTGATTTTGTATTCATATTTT
The genomic region above belongs to Vespa crabro chromosome 2, iyVesCrab1.2, whole genome shotgun sequence and contains:
- the LOC124422152 gene encoding piggyBac transposable element-derived protein 3-like, encoding MNTKSHRNNRGITIRRVSGNSSDDSLLDSESDEDVIVSPRRRINVIDSDEEFSTQFSSDEEDAGDCPKVPEAPHSSMTYFRQQFDKEIISNIVDYTNMYALQYDPAKPIAVSVNEIEYSLAAVFFMSIYGLLRTEMYWNSKTRVSAVADTMSRTRWREIKSKIHFSRNLQANATNNAEVTDSLQKIRPILDKLVKNFNRIPMSEHVCVDEQIIPFKGRHRLKNYMPKKSKKWGYKAFLLCDSSGLIYNFEIYTGKVIRDPELPNVGSSGNMVLRLAKIIPKQLFYKICFDNWFSTLPLVFELEKLGIQSVATVRVTINAVKWYDNKAVHLISTFCEIEPVDIVKRWDKKVNRMIDVQRPNIVKTYNQHMGGINLVDSLIALYRIKIRSKKWYCRIKGVPKIKCSKCNVNLCLTPSANCFVEFHA